In Pseudomonadota bacterium, a single window of DNA contains:
- a CDS encoding ATP synthase F0 subunit B, whose translation MITIDLTMLIQIANILIMIWIMNAVLYKPIRTILEERGKRIAGLEKDVENFTENGRLRLEAFDKKLNDARAKAKAELDTARGEAQTAGAAQLAEIRKKADAEKAVSLKRVEEEIGKARSELQGQVAAFATEMAGKILGRAI comes from the coding sequence ATGATAACCATTGATTTGACCATGCTCATCCAGATCGCGAATATTCTGATCATGATCTGGATAATGAATGCCGTTCTCTACAAGCCGATCAGGACGATTCTTGAGGAGCGCGGAAAGCGGATCGCCGGTCTTGAAAAGGACGTGGAGAATTTCACGGAAAATGGCCGGTTGCGTCTTGAGGCGTTCGACAAGAAACTGAACGATGCTCGGGCAAAAGCCAAGGCTGAGCTGGACACGGCTCGTGGGGAAGCTCAGACTGCCGGCGCGGCCCAGCTAGCCGAGATCCGGAAAAAGGCTGATGCCGAAAAGGCAGTGAGCCTGAAGCGGGTAGAGGAAGAAATCGGCAAGGCGAGGAGCGAGCTTCAGGGTCAGGTTGCTGCTTTTGCCACGGAGATGGCCGGCAAAATTCTGGGGAGGGCCATCTGA
- a CDS encoding F0F1 ATP synthase subunit delta: MKNTVLAKRYAKALFAVGKDENALDDFNKSLGKMAALYVAVPEVVDGLTNPVYPLDVREKVMSHVLGAMKASPLMANFMNLLVQKRRADVLPEIAEVFQALVDDDRNMCQGLVVSATQLSSGVNDKIKATLEKITGKQVVISNEVDPSIIGGIVAKVGDLVLDGSIKTQLKGLKESIKGSE, encoded by the coding sequence GTGAAAAATACAGTTCTCGCAAAAAGGTACGCCAAGGCCCTCTTCGCCGTTGGCAAAGATGAGAATGCCCTGGACGATTTCAACAAGTCTTTGGGTAAGATGGCCGCTCTGTATGTGGCGGTCCCGGAAGTGGTTGACGGTCTGACCAACCCCGTTTATCCGCTGGATGTTCGGGAAAAGGTCATGAGTCATGTCCTCGGGGCGATGAAAGCTTCTCCCTTGATGGCAAATTTCATGAATCTGCTGGTTCAGAAAAGAAGGGCTGATGTGCTGCCCGAAATCGCAGAGGTTTTTCAGGCGCTGGTTGATGACGATCGCAACATGTGTCAGGGGTTGGTGGTCTCGGCAACTCAGCTCAGTTCAGGGGTCAATGATAAAATCAAGGCGACCCTTGAGAAGATAACCGGTAAACAGGTCGTTATCAGTAACGAGGTCGATCCTTCAATTATTGGCGGCATCGTCGCCAAGGTTGGCGACCTGGTGCTAGATGGCAGCATTAAAACGCAATTAAAGGGTTTAAAAGAATCCATAAAAGGGAGTGAATAA
- the atpA gene encoding F0F1 ATP synthase subunit alpha yields the protein MQIKAEEISQIIKGQIKDYESKVDLSETGTVISVGDGIARVHGVENCMAMELLEFPGGILGLALNLEQDNVGCAVLGSVSNIKEGDIVKRTGKIAEVPVGPAMEGRVVDGVGKPIDGQGPVNTTETRKIEVLAPGVIARKGVHEPCYTGSKAVDAMTPVGKGQRELVIGDRQIGKTALCVDAIIAQKETDVHCIYVAIGQKKSTVALVVEALRKHGAMEYTTVVAACASDPAPMQYLAAFAGCSMGEYFRDNGQHALIIYDDLSKQAVAYRELSLLLRRPPGREAYPGDIFFNHSRLLERASKVNDALGAGSLTALPIIETQAGDVSAYIPTNVISITDGQVYLEPNLFFAGVRPAINVGLSVSRVGGAAQVKAMKQVAGTLRLDLAQYRELAAFAGFGSDLDAATQAQLTRGERLVEILKQPQYQPLPMEKQVAILFAGTRGFLDTLPVNTLADFEQELYAHISQNAPAIFDTLKEKQAIDSDLEEKMKTTISAFVQTFKGARGLN from the coding sequence ATGCAGATCAAAGCCGAAGAGATCAGCCAGATAATTAAGGGTCAGATCAAGGATTACGAGAGTAAAGTTGATCTGAGTGAAACCGGAACCGTTATCTCCGTTGGTGATGGTATCGCCCGTGTTCATGGTGTGGAAAACTGTATGGCCATGGAGCTTCTTGAATTCCCCGGCGGGATTCTCGGCCTGGCCCTGAACCTTGAGCAGGATAACGTAGGGTGTGCCGTTCTTGGCAGTGTCAGCAACATCAAGGAAGGCGACATCGTCAAACGGACCGGCAAGATTGCCGAGGTTCCGGTCGGTCCCGCCATGGAAGGGAGGGTTGTTGACGGCGTCGGCAAGCCGATCGACGGACAGGGACCGGTGAATACCACGGAAACCCGCAAGATCGAAGTTCTTGCTCCCGGCGTTATCGCCAGAAAGGGTGTTCATGAGCCATGCTACACCGGCAGCAAGGCGGTTGACGCCATGACCCCGGTCGGCAAAGGCCAGCGCGAGTTGGTCATCGGTGACCGGCAGATCGGGAAAACCGCGCTCTGTGTTGACGCGATCATTGCCCAGAAAGAAACCGACGTTCACTGCATCTACGTGGCCATCGGTCAGAAGAAGTCAACCGTTGCCCTGGTTGTTGAAGCGCTGCGCAAGCACGGCGCCATGGAATACACCACCGTGGTCGCCGCCTGTGCATCCGATCCCGCTCCGATGCAGTATCTGGCCGCCTTTGCCGGATGTTCCATGGGCGAGTATTTCCGTGATAACGGGCAGCACGCGCTGATTATCTATGATGATCTTTCAAAGCAGGCCGTTGCCTATCGTGAGTTGTCCCTCTTGCTTCGCCGTCCGCCGGGACGTGAGGCATACCCTGGGGACATCTTCTTCAACCATTCCCGTCTTCTTGAGCGTGCTTCCAAGGTCAATGACGCGCTGGGCGCTGGTTCTCTGACCGCTCTGCCGATCATCGAAACCCAGGCCGGCGACGTTTCCGCCTACATCCCGACCAACGTTATCTCCATTACCGACGGCCAGGTGTATCTTGAGCCGAACCTCTTCTTCGCCGGTGTGCGCCCGGCAATCAACGTCGGTCTGTCCGTATCGAGGGTTGGTGGCGCCGCCCAGGTAAAAGCGATGAAACAGGTTGCCGGAACGCTGCGCCTTGATCTGGCCCAGTACCGCGAGCTGGCAGCGTTTGCCGGATTCGGTTCCGATCTTGATGCGGCAACCCAGGCCCAGCTGACCCGTGGAGAAAGACTTGTTGAGATTTTAAAGCAGCCCCAGTACCAGCCGCTGCCGATGGAAAAGCAGGTTGCGATCCTTTTCGCCGGAACCAGAGGGTTTCTTGATACCCTGCCGGTCAATACCCTTGCTGATTTTGAACAGGAACTCTACGCCCACATTTCGCAGAACGCGCCGGCAATTTTCGACACCCTGAAAGAAAAGCAGGCGATCGACAGCGATCTTGAGGAGAAGATGAAAACAACGATCTCGGCCTTTGTCCAGACGTTTAAAGGCGCCAGGGGACTTAACTAA
- a CDS encoding ATP synthase F0 subunit B gives MKNINWSKLTSVLLAAVVVTGFATLAFASSGAGAQGGIPREKWMDLLWRTLNFAGLAVILIMALKKPIANGLGSRRQAIAEQFENLEDQKAEAERKYKEYEAKLSKIDQEVESIISSAVKQGEAEKERIIADANRAAGDIQRQAEMAIQHEVAEAKLLLRSEIAEQAILMAEELIKQNLQAADQNKLVEDYLDKVGAIQ, from the coding sequence ATGAAAAATATCAACTGGTCGAAACTGACGTCGGTCCTTCTGGCAGCAGTGGTGGTCACCGGTTTCGCAACCCTGGCGTTTGCCTCCTCCGGCGCAGGGGCTCAAGGCGGGATCCCTCGTGAAAAATGGATGGATCTGTTGTGGCGGACCTTGAACTTCGCGGGCCTGGCGGTCATTCTGATCATGGCCCTGAAAAAGCCGATTGCCAACGGGCTAGGCAGTCGCCGACAGGCGATTGCCGAACAGTTCGAGAACCTTGAGGATCAGAAAGCCGAAGCGGAAAGAAAATATAAGGAATATGAAGCCAAGCTCTCAAAGATCGATCAGGAGGTCGAGTCGATCATCAGTTCTGCGGTAAAGCAGGGCGAGGCTGAGAAAGAGCGGATTATTGCGGATGCCAACCGGGCTGCCGGGGATATCCAGCGTCAGGCCGAGATGGCCATCCAGCATGAAGTGGCTGAGGCGAAACTGCTGCTGCGCAGCGAGATTGCCGAGCAGGCGATCCTGATGGCGGAAGAACTGATCAAGCAGAATCTGCAGGCCGCCGACCAGAATAAACTGGTTGAAGATTATCTCGACAAGGTGGGGGCCATCCAGTGA
- the atpD gene encoding F0F1 ATP synthase subunit beta: MSEQNVGKIVQVIGPVADVEFESGKLPEIMNSLLVSNPGISDEADNLVIEVAQHLGDNVVRCIAMDQTDGLRRGQEARDTGKPIEIPCGPTALGRIMNVVGRPVDGLGPIESDKMRPIHKPAPAFTDQDTEINVLETGIKVIDLLVPFPRGGKMGLFGGAGCGKTVIMMEMVNNIAMHHGGISVFCGVGERTREGNDLYHEMKESGVLPKAALVYGQMTEPPGARARVALTGLSAAEYFRDEEGQDVLFFVDNIFRFTQAGSEVSALLGRIPSAVGYQPTLATDLGALQERITSTNKGSITAVQCVYVPADDLTDPAPATTFAHLDGTVVLSRQIAELGIYPAVDPLDSTSRILDPHVVGEEHYLVARGVQTTLQKYKDLQDIIAILGMDELSDEDQVTVIRARKIQRFLSQPFTVAEVFTGMKGAYVKVAETVRGFKEILEGKHDDMPEIAFYMVGTIDEALEKAAKDKAKAA, encoded by the coding sequence ATGAGTGAACAGAATGTAGGAAAGATAGTCCAGGTTATCGGCCCGGTTGCCGACGTGGAGTTTGAATCAGGAAAACTTCCGGAGATCATGAACAGTCTGCTGGTCTCAAATCCCGGGATCAGTGATGAAGCTGACAACCTGGTTATTGAGGTTGCCCAGCATCTGGGTGACAATGTGGTCCGGTGTATCGCCATGGACCAGACCGATGGTTTGAGAAGAGGTCAGGAAGCCAGGGATACCGGGAAGCCCATCGAGATTCCCTGTGGACCGACCGCACTTGGCAGGATCATGAATGTTGTCGGCCGTCCGGTGGATGGTCTCGGCCCGATTGAATCCGACAAGATGCGGCCGATTCACAAGCCTGCTCCGGCGTTTACCGATCAGGACACCGAAATCAACGTTCTTGAGACCGGGATCAAGGTTATCGATCTTCTGGTACCGTTTCCCCGTGGCGGCAAGATGGGCCTCTTCGGTGGTGCCGGTTGCGGCAAGACCGTTATCATGATGGAGATGGTCAACAACATCGCCATGCACCACGGCGGTATTTCCGTCTTCTGCGGTGTTGGCGAGCGTACCCGTGAAGGAAACGATCTGTATCACGAGATGAAAGAGTCCGGCGTACTGCCGAAAGCGGCTCTTGTTTACGGCCAGATGACCGAGCCTCCGGGCGCACGCGCCAGGGTGGCCCTGACCGGTCTTTCCGCCGCCGAGTATTTCCGTGATGAGGAAGGCCAGGACGTGCTCTTCTTCGTTGATAACATCTTCCGTTTTACCCAGGCCGGGTCCGAGGTTTCCGCGCTGCTTGGTCGTATCCCGTCCGCGGTAGGGTATCAGCCGACGCTGGCCACCGACCTTGGCGCCCTGCAGGAGAGGATCACCTCCACCAACAAGGGTTCGATCACCGCTGTACAGTGTGTTTACGTTCCTGCGGACGATCTTACCGACCCTGCTCCCGCTACCACCTTCGCCCATCTTGATGGAACAGTTGTTCTTTCCCGGCAGATTGCGGAGCTCGGTATTTATCCGGCGGTTGATCCGCTGGATTCAACTTCCAGAATTCTTGATCCTCACGTTGTCGGTGAAGAGCATTATCTGGTTGCCCGTGGCGTCCAGACTACCCTGCAGAAATATAAAGACCTGCAGGACATTATCGCGATTCTCGGTATGGATGAGCTTTCCGATGAAGACCAGGTCACAGTTATCAGGGCCAGGAAGATTCAGCGTTTCCTCTCCCAGCCTTTCACGGTTGCCGAGGTTTTCACCGGTATGAAGGGCGCTTATGTCAAGGTTGCTGAAACAGTCCGTGGCTTCAAGGAGATTCTTGAAGGCAAGCATGACGACATGCCTGAAATCGCCTTCTACATGGTTGGAACGATCGATGAAGCCCTGGAGAAAGCTGCCAAGGATAAAGCGAAAGCAGCCTGA
- the atpG gene encoding ATP synthase F1 subunit gamma — protein sequence MPSLKDVKTKISGVKKTSQITKAMNMVAAAKLRGAQQKMENFRPYAEQFNTAMTSMSGNMETSQFPLMEAREVKNVELVVVTSDRGLCGSFNANIMKTAEKLMKSLEAEGKKVSLVCVGKKGNSYFRKTGKVRKKYLDIMGTFQMFNAREIAQEVAANFLAGESDQVQVVYGSFKSVAVQRPAVKELLPIQPVVAEGGGAEQAASGDYIYEPSPAEIMDVLLPLYLNVMVYHTMLEVGASEHAARMTAMDNATNACADMIKSLTLIYNKARQAGITAELMDIVGGAEALKG from the coding sequence ATGCCAAGTCTCAAGGATGTTAAAACAAAGATCTCGGGTGTCAAAAAGACTTCCCAGATCACCAAGGCCATGAACATGGTGGCGGCCGCAAAGCTTCGCGGCGCACAGCAGAAGATGGAAAATTTCCGTCCCTATGCCGAACAGTTCAACACCGCCATGACCAGCATGTCCGGCAATATGGAGACCTCCCAGTTTCCGCTGATGGAGGCGCGGGAAGTCAAAAACGTTGAGCTGGTTGTCGTTACTTCAGACCGTGGCTTGTGCGGAAGCTTCAATGCAAACATTATGAAGACCGCCGAGAAGCTGATGAAAAGTCTTGAAGCGGAAGGGAAGAAAGTTTCCCTGGTCTGCGTCGGGAAAAAAGGGAATTCCTATTTCCGCAAAACCGGCAAGGTCAGAAAAAAATACCTGGATATCATGGGTACTTTCCAGATGTTCAACGCCAGGGAGATTGCCCAGGAGGTCGCTGCCAACTTCCTGGCTGGTGAGTCCGATCAGGTCCAGGTGGTGTACGGGTCCTTTAAGAGTGTTGCCGTGCAGAGACCTGCAGTAAAGGAACTCCTTCCCATACAGCCGGTGGTTGCCGAGGGAGGTGGCGCTGAACAGGCCGCAAGCGGTGATTACATCTATGAACCAAGCCCTGCCGAGATCATGGATGTTCTGTTACCGCTCTATCTCAATGTCATGGTCTATCATACCATGCTTGAGGTCGGAGCCAGTGAGCATGCCGCCAGAATGACGGCCATGGATAACGCAACCAATGCCTGTGCCGACATGATCAAGAGTCTGACCCTGATCTATAACAAGGCACGTCAGGCAGGTATAACCGCCGAACTGATGGATATTGTGGGTGGTGCTGAGGCACTGAAAGGCTAG